In Dyella terrae, one DNA window encodes the following:
- a CDS encoding alpha/beta hydrolase family protein produces the protein MTRSGLLYRLTLFLALWLPLVASAGAITGVGIAPIKIPDPVSGETTDGFVFYPSATPVGKLNQIGPYDVSANFGTPALPGAKPLVVISHGNGGSRLGHHDMATYLASRGFIVATLNHPKDDFEDTSGVGHIEVLAGRPVQVRATISMLLADPRWQKLIDPNRVGVAGFSAGGYTSLMVVGAMPRFDRFVSYCEAHADDANICGKVGELRAEAAQSGRSLLQYAQGMQAELDKYGPTADPRVKAAFVMAPLSLIFDEHAFDKVTAPIYLYYGQHDSVLKPAFNARHIQPLIKQLYAVKEIPNADHWVFLVPCTPDLIKDIPVLCADPKGVDRVQWHDQINEDAFNFFRKTLKVEAH, from the coding sequence ATGACCCGGTCCGGCCTGCTGTACCGCCTCACCCTGTTCCTGGCCTTGTGGCTTCCCCTCGTCGCATCGGCCGGCGCCATCACGGGTGTCGGCATCGCGCCGATCAAGATCCCCGATCCGGTCAGCGGCGAGACCACCGATGGCTTCGTGTTCTATCCCTCGGCCACGCCGGTCGGGAAGCTCAATCAGATCGGGCCCTATGACGTGTCGGCCAATTTCGGCACGCCCGCCCTGCCCGGCGCCAAACCCCTGGTCGTCATTTCACACGGCAACGGCGGTTCACGCCTGGGCCACCACGACATGGCGACCTACCTGGCCAGTCGCGGCTTCATCGTCGCCACGCTCAACCATCCGAAGGACGACTTCGAAGACACCAGCGGCGTCGGTCATATCGAGGTGCTGGCCGGTCGTCCGGTGCAGGTGCGCGCCACGATCTCGATGCTGCTGGCCGACCCGCGCTGGCAGAAGCTGATCGACCCGAACCGCGTGGGCGTCGCCGGCTTTTCCGCCGGTGGCTACACCAGCCTGATGGTGGTCGGCGCGATGCCGCGCTTCGATCGTTTCGTCAGCTACTGCGAGGCGCATGCGGACGATGCCAACATCTGCGGCAAGGTCGGCGAGTTGCGCGCCGAAGCGGCCCAATCAGGCCGTTCGCTGCTGCAATACGCCCAGGGCATGCAGGCGGAGCTTGACAAGTACGGCCCCACCGCCGATCCGCGCGTCAAGGCGGCGTTCGTGATGGCACCGCTCAGCCTGATCTTCGACGAGCACGCCTTCGACAAGGTCACCGCCCCGATCTATCTCTACTACGGCCAGCACGACAGCGTGCTGAAGCCGGCATTCAATGCGCGCCATATCCAGCCGCTCATCAAGCAGCTTTACGCGGTCAAGGAAATCCCCAACGCCGATCACTGGGTTTTCCTCGTGCCCTGCACGCCGGACCTGATCAAGGACATTCCGGTGCTGTGCGCGGATCCCAAAGGCGTCGACCGCGTGCAATGGCACGACCAGATCAACGAAGACGCGTTCAACTTCTTCCGCAAAACGCTCAAGGTGGAAGCGCACTGA